In Nostoc sp. UHCC 0926, a single genomic region encodes these proteins:
- a CDS encoding ABC transporter ATP-binding protein, with amino-acid sequence MRGTVTVVASEQASQQFSTLRRFLQYLLLYRKDIPIALTLVFIGAVTQAIGPFFIGWSIDHLIAQGNLQGLLVLLGLLALNYGLGILAIRGQIIRVGWIMQRLLAQLRQDIFTKIQSLPLSFFDRSEAGDLMSRLLNDVNTVNQAFGLTIAQMLGNTFSLVGIIIAMLSINLQLGLLSNLVVPLMIFTTSLFARWARARFRVTRQTIGELSAKLEEDIVSVREAQAFNRVQMNIAEFDILNAANRDANVEAVAITSAFLPSIDFLNTLATAGVLAYGGYLAVTGSATVGVVTSFLLYVQQFFRPIQILSQFYTQAQSAFAGLERIFLLLDEPSELKDATDATEMPPIQGEVTFENVKFGYNPDQLVLKGVNLHAYPGQMVALVGPTGSGKSTIINLILRFYDVSGGAVKIDNIDVRSVTQASLRRQIGIVLQDNILFSGTVAENIAFGAPYATQADIEEAAQLANVHEFITSLPQGYTTQLGERGAPLSQGQRQLISIARAVLINPQILILDEATSSIDTRTEALVQTAIARLLQGRTSFVIAHRLSTVTLADQVLVIQQGQIVEQGTHAELIDQQGVYANLYALQLGAADTMVLQNEK; translated from the coding sequence ATGAGAGGCACAGTTACCGTTGTTGCATCTGAGCAGGCGAGTCAGCAATTTTCCACCCTGCGGCGCTTTTTGCAATACCTGCTACTTTATCGCAAAGATATTCCCATCGCCTTGACATTAGTATTTATTGGTGCCGTAACCCAGGCAATTGGGCCGTTTTTCATCGGTTGGTCGATTGATCACCTAATTGCCCAAGGGAATTTGCAAGGACTGCTGGTGTTATTAGGGCTACTAGCACTGAACTATGGACTTGGAATCTTGGCAATCCGAGGTCAAATTATTCGAGTCGGCTGGATTATGCAGCGATTGCTGGCTCAACTGAGGCAAGATATTTTCACTAAAATCCAAAGTCTGCCACTCAGCTTTTTCGATCGCAGCGAAGCAGGCGATTTAATGAGCCGCCTGTTGAATGATGTCAATACCGTCAATCAAGCATTTGGACTGACGATCGCCCAAATGCTGGGCAACACTTTCAGTTTGGTCGGCATAATCATTGCTATGCTCTCAATCAACCTGCAACTCGGTTTGTTAAGCAATCTGGTTGTGCCACTGATGATTTTTACCACAAGCTTGTTTGCGCGTTGGGCAAGAGCCAGGTTTCGTGTTACGCGACAGACCATTGGGGAGCTTTCCGCCAAGTTAGAAGAAGATATTGTCAGCGTCAGAGAAGCACAGGCATTTAATCGTGTACAAATGAACATTGCAGAATTTGACATTCTCAACGCTGCCAATCGTGATGCTAACGTCGAGGCTGTAGCAATTACTTCGGCCTTTTTGCCCTCGATCGATTTTCTCAACACACTAGCAACGGCAGGCGTGCTGGCCTATGGTGGCTATCTTGCGGTCACTGGATCTGCAACCGTGGGTGTAGTGACATCTTTTTTACTTTATGTCCAGCAATTCTTCCGCCCGATCCAAATTCTCAGCCAGTTTTATACCCAAGCTCAATCTGCCTTCGCCGGATTAGAGCGAATCTTTCTATTGCTAGATGAACCGTCAGAACTCAAAGACGCAACCGACGCGACAGAAATGCCGCCTATTCAGGGTGAAGTGACATTTGAAAATGTCAAATTTGGCTACAACCCAGATCAATTGGTTCTCAAAGGGGTGAATTTGCACGCCTATCCAGGGCAGATGGTTGCGTTAGTAGGGCCGACAGGTTCGGGAAAAAGTACAATTATTAACTTGATTTTGCGCTTCTATGATGTATCTGGCGGTGCAGTGAAAATTGATAATATTGATGTGCGTAGCGTGACTCAAGCAAGTCTGCGGCGTCAAATTGGCATCGTCCTGCAAGACAATATTCTGTTCAGCGGCACCGTCGCCGAAAACATTGCCTTTGGCGCTCCTTACGCCACCCAAGCTGATATTGAAGAGGCTGCACAACTAGCAAATGTGCATGAGTTCATTACCTCACTGCCACAGGGTTATACAACTCAATTGGGTGAACGGGGCGCTCCCCTGAGCCAAGGACAGCGACAACTGATCAGTATTGCCCGTGCGGTGTTGATTAACCCCCAAATTCTGATTCTCGATGAAGCCACCAGCAGCATCGATACCCGCACAGAAGCGCTAGTACAAACTGCGATCGCCCGCTTGCTGCAAGGTCGTACCAGCTTCGTGATTGCTCACCGCCTCAGTACAGTTACTCTGGCAGATCAGGTGTTAGTAATTCAGCAGGGACAAATTGTAGAGCAGGGTACTCACGCCGAACTCATCGATCAGCAGGGTGTCTATGCGAATCTCTATGCCCTACAACTGGGTGCAGCAGACACAATGGTTCTTCAAAATGAAAAGTAA
- a CDS encoding TIGR03643 family protein, translating to MNLPNLDSQTIDRIIEMAWEDRTSFDAIEAQFGLLEKQVIALMRREMKESSFQMWRERVTKRNTKHLSKREFIAGRFKSPNQKT from the coding sequence ATGAACCTACCTAACCTCGATTCACAAACCATCGATCGCATTATTGAAATGGCATGGGAAGATAGAACATCTTTTGATGCCATTGAGGCTCAGTTTGGGCTGCTGGAGAAACAGGTAATTGCCTTAATGAGGCGCGAAATGAAGGAATCTAGTTTCCAGATGTGGCGCGAGCGAGTCACCAAACGCAATACAAAGCATTTATCTAAGCGAGAATTTATTGCAGGTCGGTTTAAATCGCCCAATCAAAAAACGTAA
- a CDS encoding dihydrofolate reductase family protein, translated as MTKVTLYIAASLDGYIARSDGGIDWLSILDTEGEDYGYAAFYESIDAIVLGSNTYEIGLSFDEWPYPGKKSFVFTQRHLQSDREDVVFVSDTVKHVLANMEAQGLENIWLVGGGALINSFLQHSLIDEYIISTIPIILGGGIHLFPPASPEEKLELIDSKQYPSGLLQAHYRQKGKD; from the coding sequence ATGACGAAAGTTACACTTTACATCGCAGCTAGTTTGGATGGCTACATTGCTCGTAGCGATGGCGGAATTGATTGGCTATCAATCCTTGATACAGAAGGAGAAGACTACGGTTACGCTGCTTTTTACGAATCGATTGATGCCATTGTTTTGGGCAGCAATACATATGAAATAGGGCTTAGTTTTGATGAATGGCCTTATCCGGGGAAAAAATCCTTCGTTTTCACCCAGCGCCATCTCCAATCTGACCGCGAGGACGTTGTGTTTGTTTCGGACACAGTGAAACACGTCTTAGCAAATATGGAGGCTCAAGGTTTAGAAAATATCTGGCTAGTTGGTGGCGGAGCATTAATCAATTCGTTTCTTCAGCACAGCTTGATTGACGAATATATTATTTCAACTATTCCAATTATCTTAGGTGGTGGTATACACCTTTTCCCACCAGCTAGCCCTGAAGAAAAATTGGAGCTGATTGACTCAAAACAATATCCTAGTGGTTTACTCCAAGCACATTATAGGCAAAAAGGAAAGGATTAA
- the trxA gene encoding thioredoxin yields MSTDIEIVAYVEESEFDTVLTGSEEKVVVVDFTATWCGPCRLISPLMDQLAQEYKGRAKVVKVDVDSNKPIFKKFGLRSIPAVLIFKDGTLAETIVGVSPYEDFSNAVQKLLEVVST; encoded by the coding sequence ATGTCTACTGATATTGAGATAGTTGCTTACGTTGAAGAAAGTGAATTTGATACTGTTTTAACTGGAAGTGAAGAGAAAGTCGTTGTTGTTGATTTTACTGCTACTTGGTGTGGTCCCTGTCGCCTGATCAGTCCGTTAATGGATCAACTTGCCCAGGAATACAAAGGTCGCGCCAAAGTCGTTAAGGTAGACGTTGACAGCAACAAGCCGATTTTCAAAAAATTTGGTCTTCGTAGTATTCCAGCAGTTTTAATTTTCAAAGATGGTACTTTAGCAGAAACCATCGTGGGAGTTTCTCCTTACGAAGACTTCAGCAACGCTGTTCAGAAGCTTCTTGAGGTTGTTTCAACGTAA
- a CDS encoding dipeptide ABC transporter ATP-binding protein → MSKALFCIENLRVAYPQRSGEEASWAVDDVSLSLQPGERMGLVGESGCGKSTIGRAVMRLLPASSRIQGRVTFQEQSVFDLTPKQLRKFRGEAIALIFQDPMTRLDPLMTIGKHCIETLQAHSPELSTREAKKKALATLAKVNIPASRWNQYPHEFSGGMRQRVAIALALLLNPKLIVADEPTTSLDVTVSAQILKELTRLCGEENMGLLLISHDLAMVAEYCDRIGVMYNGKMVEMGSTETVFRHPQHEYTRSLLKAALHIQAVNDSGELIIVNDEQKQLPIINKQSPILSLTELKQYYTIEPNFIERLLNTQTQTIKAVDGINLDLYSKEILGLVGESGCGKSTLSRTILQLIRPTSGKVEFLGQDLTRLSRQEIRSSRRQIQMVFQDPHACLNPAMTVGQSIADPLFIHNLADPVKAKEQVLWMLEKVGLTPPKVYYERYPSDLSGGQQQRVAIARALITHPKLLICDEPVSMLDASVQSQVLDLMLQLKEEFELTYLFITHDLWLARFLCDRIAVMNSGKIVELGLTKNIFANPQHPYTKTLLAAAPLLARA, encoded by the coding sequence ATGAGTAAAGCCTTATTCTGTATCGAAAATCTGCGAGTTGCCTATCCTCAACGGAGTGGAGAAGAAGCAAGCTGGGCAGTTGATGATGTATCTTTGAGCTTGCAACCAGGTGAAAGAATGGGATTGGTGGGAGAATCTGGTTGTGGTAAGTCAACTATAGGACGGGCAGTAATGCGTTTACTACCAGCCTCTAGTCGTATTCAGGGACGGGTGACATTTCAAGAACAGTCAGTGTTTGACTTGACGCCTAAGCAGTTGCGGAAATTTCGGGGAGAGGCGATCGCCTTAATTTTTCAAGATCCGATGACACGCCTCGATCCGTTGATGACGATTGGTAAGCATTGTATCGAAACCCTTCAGGCGCACTCACCAGAATTATCAACGCGAGAAGCCAAAAAAAAAGCACTTGCTACCTTGGCAAAGGTGAATATTCCGGCTAGTCGCTGGAATCAGTATCCCCATGAGTTTAGCGGTGGAATGCGCCAACGGGTAGCGATCGCCTTGGCTTTACTCCTCAACCCCAAGTTAATTGTTGCTGATGAACCCACCACTAGCTTAGATGTGACTGTTTCCGCGCAGATATTGAAAGAATTAACTCGCCTGTGCGGTGAAGAAAACATGGGATTGTTGCTGATTTCTCACGATTTAGCAATGGTGGCTGAGTATTGCGATCGCATTGGCGTTATGTACAACGGCAAGATGGTGGAAATGGGTTCTACAGAAACTGTGTTTAGACATCCTCAACATGAATACACGCGATCGCTCTTAAAAGCAGCTTTACATATTCAAGCAGTAAATGATAGTGGAGAATTGATAATTGTCAATGATGAACAAAAGCAATTACCAATTATTAATAAGCAATCCCCAATTTTGAGTCTGACTGAACTCAAGCAATACTACACCATCGAACCTAACTTTATCGAACGACTATTAAACACACAAACGCAAACAATTAAAGCAGTAGATGGTATCAACCTGGATCTTTATTCAAAAGAAATTCTCGGCTTAGTCGGGGAATCAGGTTGTGGTAAAAGTACGCTATCACGAACTATCTTGCAACTAATTCGTCCCACTAGTGGCAAAGTTGAGTTTTTAGGACAGGATTTAACTAGACTGTCGCGCCAAGAAATTCGCTCCTCACGGCGACAAATACAAATGGTTTTTCAAGACCCCCATGCTTGTCTCAATCCAGCGATGACAGTGGGACAAAGTATCGCTGACCCTTTATTTATCCACAATCTTGCCGATCCCGTTAAGGCAAAAGAACAGGTTTTGTGGATGCTAGAGAAAGTCGGGTTAACACCGCCAAAAGTGTATTATGAGCGTTATCCATCAGATTTGTCTGGTGGACAACAGCAAAGAGTTGCGATCGCTCGTGCTTTGATTACTCACCCTAAACTTTTAATCTGCGATGAACCTGTGAGTATGTTAGACGCTAGTGTGCAGTCGCAAGTGCTGGATTTGATGTTGCAATTAAAGGAAGAGTTTGAGTTAACTTATCTGTTCATCACTCATGACCTTTGGTTAGCTCGATTTTTGTGCGATCGGATTGCCGTGATGAATAGCGGTAAAATTGTCGAACTCGGTCTGACAAAAAATATTTTTGCTAATCCTCAGCATCCTTATACCAAAACCTTACTAGCTGCTGCTCCGTTGCTAGCACGCGCTTAA
- a CDS encoding alpha/beta fold hydrolase, whose product MSKLPDVLWLNTSPSLQYFAQPLLCYLSSQVTIQEWKYCQSQDEASSLDVAVVLLHDYLKSCNRPVHLIGHSTAGLLGLLYSRRYPETVKSLTLLAVGVDPAVDWQAHYYIHRQFLSRQKLLTDMVYNLFGYQDKCTLKSLTHLLEQDLDCSLSPHSLFESVSITPNRVSVPLMVCGSLNDIVVTPDALQGWRSHFKEGDRLWSCFEGGHFFHFSQYQLLGEQLLDFWKFIRVSDSLYACLRL is encoded by the coding sequence ATGTCTAAACTACCGGATGTTCTTTGGTTAAATACAAGCCCTAGTTTGCAATACTTTGCTCAACCACTACTTTGTTACTTATCATCTCAAGTGACAATCCAAGAGTGGAAATATTGCCAAAGTCAAGATGAAGCAAGTTCACTAGATGTTGCTGTTGTTCTGCTTCACGACTACCTCAAATCTTGCAATCGACCTGTTCATTTGATTGGTCATAGTACAGCAGGATTACTAGGTCTACTTTATAGCCGTCGCTATCCAGAAACAGTTAAGTCTTTGACGCTATTAGCAGTGGGTGTTGATCCAGCAGTTGATTGGCAAGCTCATTACTATATTCACCGTCAGTTTTTAAGTCGCCAAAAGCTTTTGACTGATATGGTTTATAATTTGTTTGGTTATCAGGATAAATGCACTCTCAAGAGTCTGACACATCTTCTGGAGCAAGACTTAGATTGTTCGCTCTCTCCTCATTCTCTATTTGAGAGCGTGAGTATAACTCCAAACAGAGTTTCAGTACCTTTGATGGTTTGTGGTAGTTTAAACGATATTGTTGTCACACCTGATGCACTGCAAGGATGGCGATCGCATTTCAAGGAAGGCGATCGCCTATGGTCATGTTTTGAAGGAGGGCATTTTTTTCACTTTTCCCAGTATCAGCTTCTAGGAGAACAGCTACTCGACTTCTGGAAGTTTATCCGTGTGTCAGATTCGCTGTATGCCTGTTTGCGACTTTAA
- a CDS encoding hemerythrin HHE cation-binding protein, which translates to MVVALDDTKRSAIATELADLKAIQELLITNEQKVLPAVSNDQEISKRLNDFLKDDQENLTVIEQVISKFGGGSAQPRDTIGQYVEQVNRIIDGNELTLYQKVSIHERIKHQAVMTGLIIHKAAQVVGDDVKEAIGPLNQVNFENRAHQEQLKGVLEVLGTRELTGQDPDQGVWARTQDAVAALRGVFEGLTK; encoded by the coding sequence ATGGTTGTAGCTTTAGATGATACCAAGCGGAGCGCGATCGCTACAGAGCTAGCAGATTTGAAAGCTATACAAGAGTTGCTAATTACTAATGAACAAAAAGTACTACCTGCTGTAAGCAATGATCAAGAAATTAGCAAGCGCCTAAACGACTTTCTCAAAGATGATCAAGAAAATCTCACAGTAATCGAGCAAGTCATCTCTAAATTTGGTGGTGGTTCAGCCCAGCCTAGAGACACTATAGGGCAGTACGTCGAGCAAGTAAACCGGATAATTGATGGGAATGAGCTAACACTGTACCAAAAGGTTTCTATTCACGAAAGGATTAAGCACCAAGCCGTAATGACTGGTTTAATTATCCATAAGGCTGCACAGGTGGTTGGTGATGATGTCAAAGAAGCTATTGGGCCACTCAATCAAGTGAACTTTGAAAATCGTGCCCATCAAGAACAATTGAAAGGTGTGTTGGAAGTGTTGGGTACAAGAGAACTTACAGGTCAAGACCCAGATCAAGGTGTTTGGGCGCGGACTCAAGATGCTGTTGCAGCTTTGAGGGGTGTGTTTGAGGGTTTGACAAAGTAA
- a CDS encoding FAD-dependent oxidoreductase produces MVNQTYTADVLVVGGGTGGTAAAIQAARRGAKTILISEFPWLGGMLTSAGVSAPDGNELEAFQTGLWGAFLQELRQRQPGGLDNSWVSFFSYDPQIGAEIFADWVQELPNLHWISGQVPIDVFRQGDSITGVRFADFAVTAKIILDATELGDLLALAEIPYRWGWELQSEWEEPSAPVTFNSLTQKYPVQAPTYVVIMQDFGEAVAPEIPAAPNYNPSQFTGAWDGYGAETFLNYGRLPDGRFMINWPNCGNDYGEGVGRLIESDVSRGEFIQESRWHSQNFAHFIQNQLGHRYGLAKKVFPHAPTAFALHPYYRESRRLVGLTTVREQDILPIAGGRVASIFNHGNFCVGVARRRHRKASVTGEAFALQPFGHPTAGVCEAIAVGNYANDHHYPGVQFPLQPKSIRWGGRWTGTPFTIPYSSLIPATTDGFLVCEKNISVSHIANGATRLQPVVMGIGQAAGMAAAMCVELNCQPRDLPVRALQTALLSDNRSKAAIIPLFNLPPNHSDWLHWQLYYLNNPQAYPANGYCPCLSGNEYPDSAFDKALIRESNCFKGIFYRLDQQEYRFTVTAPAAYQGQNWQLVTLRSHIDDQLRAYPHEQLVTLWGRQNHFGNWLLVEHLNRG; encoded by the coding sequence ATGGTTAATCAGACATACACAGCTGATGTCTTAGTTGTTGGCGGGGGAACGGGAGGCACTGCTGCTGCTATCCAAGCAGCGCGACGGGGAGCCAAAACGATTCTAATAAGCGAATTTCCTTGGTTAGGGGGAATGCTAACTTCAGCTGGGGTGTCTGCACCCGATGGCAACGAATTAGAAGCTTTTCAAACGGGGTTATGGGGTGCGTTTTTGCAGGAATTGCGACAACGACAGCCCGGAGGATTAGATAACAGTTGGGTCAGCTTTTTTAGTTACGATCCTCAGATTGGGGCAGAGATTTTTGCCGATTGGGTGCAGGAATTGCCAAATCTGCACTGGATTTCTGGACAAGTGCCAATAGATGTGTTCCGCCAAGGTGATTCTATTACTGGTGTCCGCTTTGCTGATTTTGCTGTCACAGCCAAGATTATTCTCGACGCTACAGAATTAGGAGATTTATTGGCTTTAGCTGAAATACCTTACCGCTGGGGTTGGGAATTGCAATCTGAGTGGGAAGAACCTAGCGCCCCAGTGACTTTTAACTCTTTAACCCAGAAATATCCAGTGCAAGCGCCCACTTATGTAGTGATTATGCAAGACTTTGGTGAAGCCGTCGCCCCAGAAATTCCGGCTGCCCCTAACTATAATCCATCCCAGTTTACAGGTGCTTGGGATGGCTATGGAGCAGAGACATTTTTGAATTATGGACGCTTGCCTGATGGCCGATTCATGATCAATTGGCCAAACTGTGGTAATGACTACGGCGAAGGAGTAGGGCGGCTGATAGAGTCAGATGTATCCAGAGGTGAATTCATCCAAGAATCTCGCTGGCACAGCCAAAACTTTGCCCATTTTATCCAAAATCAGCTTGGTCATCGCTATGGTTTAGCAAAAAAAGTATTTCCTCACGCCCCTACAGCTTTTGCACTGCATCCCTATTACCGAGAAAGCCGGCGCTTAGTGGGGCTAACTACTGTCCGAGAACAGGATATTTTGCCGATTGCTGGAGGGAGAGTTGCATCTATATTTAATCATGGGAATTTTTGCGTAGGCGTAGCCCGCCGCAGGCATCGCAAAGCGTCTGTGACAGGAGAAGCGTTCGCCCTACAGCCCTTCGGGCATCCTACGGCAGGCGTTTGCGAAGCGATCGCTGTTGGTAACTACGCCAATGACCATCATTATCCTGGTGTTCAATTCCCACTGCAACCTAAATCTATTCGCTGGGGAGGACGCTGGACGGGAACTCCCTTTACAATTCCCTACAGTTCCCTAATTCCAGCTACAACAGATGGTTTCTTAGTTTGTGAAAAAAATATTTCTGTCTCCCACATTGCCAATGGGGCCACCAGATTACAACCTGTGGTTATGGGCATTGGTCAAGCAGCGGGGATGGCAGCGGCGATGTGTGTTGAGTTAAACTGCCAGCCAAGGGATTTACCTGTTAGGGCGCTGCAAACGGCTTTATTGTCAGATAATCGCTCAAAAGCAGCAATTATTCCTTTGTTTAATCTTCCACCCAATCATTCGGATTGGCTGCACTGGCAACTGTATTACTTAAATAACCCACAAGCCTATCCAGCTAATGGTTATTGCCCTTGCCTATCGGGGAATGAGTACCCTGACTCTGCTTTTGACAAGGCATTAATTCGGGAAAGTAACTGTTTCAAAGGCATTTTCTACCGCTTGGATCAGCAGGAATACAGATTCACTGTCACAGCACCAGCCGCATATCAAGGTCAAAATTGGCAGCTTGTGACTTTGCGATCGCATATCGACGACCAATTACGCGCTTATCCCCACGAACAATTAGTTACATTGTGGGGCCGTCAGAATCACTTTGGTAATTGGTTATTAGTCGAACATTTAAACAGAGGATAA
- the patX gene encoding heterocyst-inhibiting protein PatX: MRAAISLLVSSLVFGPLAFNCQAMVNHLSYALPSTPASEQWLSAASEQNSDDTPRHRGSGRREVTQKFGIYLCCGLTTVG, from the coding sequence ATGCGTGCTGCCATTTCACTTTTAGTCTCGAGTCTGGTGTTCGGCCCCTTAGCTTTTAACTGCCAAGCAATGGTCAATCACTTATCCTATGCGCTGCCTTCCACGCCTGCTTCGGAACAGTGGCTATCGGCGGCATCTGAACAAAATTCAGATGATACGCCACGTCATCGCGGTAGTGGGCGCAGAGAAGTGACGCAAAAATTCGGAATATATCTATGCTGTGGTTTAACTACCGTAGGGTAA
- a CDS encoding class I SAM-dependent methyltransferase → MPDNLTKLTYQTFQQGKNYFALAHKILSSRLSNLVYPTLEQKTKPIPYEVVLKLQERLNQVLETDWQDAQKGVYPESLLFDNPWEDFFSYYPLLWLDFPQKWERVKQQNYQDFSPEIDTDGYPSYYVQNFHHQSNGYLSDLSANLYDLQVEIVFGGAADAMRRRILAPLKQGLKAIDSVAPRQVRILDVACGTGRTLKLIRAALPQASLFGTDLSPAYLRKANELLSQIPGELPQLLQANAEELPYVNDYFHAVTSIFLFHELPGTVRQTVIEQCFRLTKPGGVFIICDSIQLSDSPELEHMMDSFPETFHEPYYKHYTTDNLVEHLQRVGFENIEIQVHFMSKYFIAHKPA, encoded by the coding sequence ATGCCTGACAATTTAACTAAGCTGACTTATCAGACCTTTCAACAGGGTAAAAATTACTTTGCTCTGGCTCACAAAATATTAAGTTCACGGTTGAGCAACCTGGTATATCCGACACTTGAACAAAAGACCAAACCCATCCCATATGAGGTTGTACTCAAACTTCAAGAGAGATTGAATCAAGTGCTGGAAACAGACTGGCAAGATGCCCAAAAAGGTGTATACCCGGAAAGTTTATTGTTTGACAACCCCTGGGAAGACTTTTTTTCTTATTATCCGCTGCTATGGCTAGATTTTCCTCAAAAGTGGGAGCGGGTTAAACAACAGAATTACCAAGATTTTTCGCCCGAAATAGACACAGATGGTTATCCCAGCTACTACGTGCAGAACTTCCATCACCAAAGCAATGGCTACTTGAGTGACTTGTCAGCCAATTTATATGACTTACAAGTGGAAATTGTTTTTGGTGGGGCAGCTGATGCGATGCGGCGGCGGATTCTCGCTCCTCTCAAGCAAGGGCTGAAAGCAATTGATTCGGTTGCACCACGGCAAGTGCGGATTCTGGATGTAGCTTGTGGAACTGGGCGGACTCTGAAGTTGATTCGGGCAGCCCTGCCTCAAGCATCTCTGTTTGGTACAGATTTGTCACCTGCTTATTTGCGTAAAGCAAATGAACTACTATCCCAAATTCCAGGAGAACTGCCGCAACTTTTACAAGCGAATGCCGAAGAGTTACCCTATGTAAATGACTATTTTCATGCTGTAACTTCTATTTTTCTCTTCCATGAGTTACCAGGAACTGTACGTCAGACAGTCATTGAGCAGTGCTTCCGGCTAACAAAACCAGGAGGAGTGTTTATTATTTGTGACTCAATTCAGTTGAGTGATTCACCTGAGTTGGAACATATGATGGATTCTTTCCCCGAAACTTTCCATGAACCCTATTACAAGCATTACACTACTGATAACTTGGTAGAACATTTACAGAGAGTAGGCTTTGAGAATATTGAGATCCAAGTCCATTTTATGAGCAAGTATTTCATTGCTCATAAGCCAGCTTGA
- the glnA gene encoding type I glutamate--ammonia ligase, which yields MTTPQEVLEKIKDEQIQLIDLKFIDTVGTWQHLTLYQDQIDETAFTDGVPFDGSSIRGWKAINESDMTMVLDPNTAWIDPFMEVPTLSIICSIKEPRTGEWYNRCPRVIAQKAIDYLVSTGLGDTAFFGPEAEFFIFDSARFAQTANEGYYFLDSAEGAWNSGKLGTDEKPNLGYKPRFKEGYFPVSPTDSFQDIRTEMLLTMAQLGVPIEKHHHEVATGGQCELGFKFGKLIEAADWLMIYKYVIKNVAKKYGKTVTFMPKPIFGDNGSGMHCHQSIWRDGQPLFAGDKYAGLSDMALYYIGGLLKHAPALLAITNPSTNSYKRLVPGYEAPVNLAYSQGNRSASIRIPLSGTNPKAKRLEFRCPDATSNPYLAFAAMLCAGLDGIKNKIHPGEPLDKNIYELSPEELAKVPSTPGSLELALQALEKDHAFLTESGVFTEDFIENWIDYKLGNEVKQLQLRPHPYEFYLYYDA from the coding sequence ATGACAACACCGCAAGAAGTCTTGGAGAAAATTAAAGATGAACAAATTCAACTGATTGATCTCAAATTCATCGATACAGTAGGGACTTGGCAGCACCTCACACTGTATCAAGACCAAATCGATGAGACTGCATTCACTGATGGTGTACCTTTTGACGGTTCCAGCATCCGGGGTTGGAAAGCGATCAACGAATCAGACATGACGATGGTACTCGACCCCAACACTGCTTGGATCGACCCATTCATGGAAGTCCCAACGCTAAGTATAATTTGTAGTATTAAAGAACCCCGCACGGGTGAATGGTACAATCGTTGCCCACGCGTTATTGCCCAAAAAGCAATAGATTACCTGGTTTCCACTGGTCTTGGTGACACAGCCTTCTTTGGTCCTGAAGCTGAGTTCTTTATCTTTGACAGTGCTAGGTTTGCACAAACCGCCAACGAAGGCTACTATTTCTTAGACTCCGCAGAAGGTGCTTGGAATTCCGGCAAACTCGGTACAGATGAAAAACCCAACTTGGGTTACAAACCACGCTTCAAAGAAGGTTACTTCCCAGTTTCACCGACGGATTCTTTCCAAGATATCCGCACAGAAATGCTGTTGACGATGGCACAATTAGGTGTGCCTATTGAAAAGCATCACCACGAAGTTGCCACTGGTGGTCAGTGCGAACTAGGTTTTAAATTTGGGAAGTTGATCGAAGCGGCTGACTGGTTGATGATTTACAAATATGTCATCAAGAACGTTGCTAAGAAATATGGCAAAACCGTCACCTTCATGCCAAAACCGATTTTTGGCGATAACGGTTCGGGAATGCACTGTCACCAATCCATCTGGAGAGACGGCCAACCTCTGTTTGCAGGTGATAAGTATGCTGGTTTGAGCGATATGGCGTTGTACTACATTGGTGGTCTTCTGAAACACGCACCAGCCCTGTTGGCAATTACCAATCCCAGTACCAACTCTTACAAGCGCCTAGTACCTGGTTATGAAGCTCCTGTGAACTTGGCTTACTCCCAAGGGAACCGTTCTGCTTCTATTCGTATTCCTCTATCTGGAACTAACCCCAAAGCCAAGCGTTTAGAATTCCGTTGTCCAGATGCTACTTCTAACCCATACTTGGCATTTGCTGCAATGCTTTGTGCTGGTCTTGATGGCATTAAGAACAAAATCCATCCTGGTGAACCCTTAGATAAGAATATCTATGAACTCTCTCCAGAAGAACTGGCAAAGGTTCCTTCAACTCCAGGTTCTTTAGAACTGGCGTTGCAAGCGCTGGAAAAAGATCACGCCTTTTTGACAGAATCAGGCGTCTTCACGGAAGACTTTATCGAAAATTGGATTGACTACAAGCTAGGTAACGAAGTCAAACAGTTGCAGCTGCGTCCTCATCCTTACGAGTTTTACCTCTACTACGATGCTTAA